From one Gossypium hirsutum isolate 1008001.06 chromosome D08, Gossypium_hirsutum_v2.1, whole genome shotgun sequence genomic stretch:
- the LOC121220214 gene encoding protein TPX2, translating to MERSHPKPALKPKDQVKDKYSKVTPKPAAKENTKPQEFKLHTGQRAVKRAMFNYSVATKFYLLEIQKKQVEKVQKMIEDEEIRCLRKEMVPKAQLMPFFDRPFFPQRSNRPLTIPREPSFRTVNSKCWSCISENELYYFHHAHAWNPIK from the exons ATGGAGAGATCACACCCCAAACCTGCATTAAAG CCAAAAGATCAGGTGAAGGACAAATATTCCAAA GTTACACCCAAGCCTGCAGCCAAGGAAAATACTAAGCCACAAGAGTTCAAACTTCACACTGGACAAAGAGCCGTTAAGCGTGCTATGTTCAATTACTCG GTGGCGACCAAGTTTTATCTCTTGGAAATACAGAAGAAACAAGTTGAGAAAGTGCAAAAg ATGATTGAAGATGAAGAGATACGTTGTTTAAGAAAGGAGATGGTTCCAAAAGCTCAACTCATGCCTTTCTTCGACAGACCCTTTTTCCCTCAAAg ATCGAACCGGCCTTTAACGATCCCGAGAGAACCGAGTTTCCGCACAGTGAATTCTAAATGTTGGAGTTGCATATCGGAGAATGAGCTCTATTATTTTCACCATGCTCATGCTTGGAACCCCATCAAATGA